A single region of the Actinoplanes sp. SE50/110 genome encodes:
- a CDS encoding GNAT family N-acetyltransferase: MRPYRPADLPALYDICVRTADLGGDARGKYSTDALMGDLFAGPYAVLEPDLAFVLDDGGRAVGYVVGTADTASFVRRYREEWIPRLAGRYPVPPPPPRTPEQDMVALHYRPERMIVPELADHPAHLHIDLLPPYQRRGYGRQLIDALSAAAARAGATGVHLGMVTENVRARPFYDRMGFTVLPVPDPGPLTYLGKRL, from the coding sequence ATGCGACCCTACCGGCCGGCCGACCTGCCCGCCCTCTACGACATCTGTGTGCGCACCGCCGACCTCGGCGGCGACGCCCGCGGGAAGTACTCCACCGACGCGCTGATGGGCGACCTGTTCGCCGGCCCGTACGCCGTCCTGGAACCGGATCTGGCGTTCGTGCTGGACGACGGCGGCCGGGCGGTCGGCTATGTGGTGGGGACCGCGGACACCGCGTCGTTCGTCAGACGCTACCGCGAGGAGTGGATCCCGCGGCTGGCCGGCAGGTATCCGGTGCCGCCGCCCCCGCCGCGCACGCCCGAGCAGGACATGGTGGCGCTGCACTACCGGCCGGAGCGGATGATCGTGCCGGAGCTGGCCGACCACCCCGCGCACCTGCACATCGACCTGCTGCCGCCCTACCAGCGACGGGGGTATGGGCGGCAGCTGATCGACGCGCTCAGCGCGGCGGCGGCCCGGGCCGGCGCGACCGGGGTGCACCTCGGCATGGTGACCGAGAATGTTCGCGCTCGGCCGTTCTACGACCGGATGGGATTCACGGTGCTTCCGGTCCCTGACCCGGGGCCGTTGACGTACCTCGGCAAGCGTCTCTAG
- a CDS encoding multidrug efflux SMR transporter — translation MRYVLLAVAIGSELFATSMMKATDGFSRLWPTLVVLAGYGVSFVALSQAIKGGIQVGIAYAIWSAVGTAAIVVIGALFLDEPVTLAKVGGITLIIAGVVMLNLTGAEAH, via the coding sequence GTGCGGTACGTCCTCCTCGCCGTCGCCATCGGCAGCGAACTCTTCGCCACCAGCATGATGAAAGCCACCGACGGGTTCTCCCGGCTCTGGCCCACCCTCGTCGTCCTCGCCGGGTACGGAGTGTCCTTCGTGGCCCTCTCCCAGGCGATCAAGGGCGGCATCCAGGTCGGCATCGCCTACGCCATCTGGTCCGCGGTCGGCACCGCGGCCATCGTGGTGATCGGGGCCTTGTTCCTCGACGAGCCGGTCACCCTCGCTAAGGTGGGCGGCATCACCCTGATCATTGCCGGAGTCGTGATGCTCAACCTGACCGGCGCGGAAGCGCATTGA
- a CDS encoding HPF/RaiA family ribosome-associated protein, which produces MTAVANPATVEECLRVGAGFTQGDRNWIAEQFGPLDARLAAFHADATELEITVKDREARGQKVTLECWIGGREKIVTTSSEEDLHAAIMDVRDDLRRRLNDAKTKQEPRHNRHLREVPEVVVDEDPI; this is translated from the coding sequence ATGACCGCAGTCGCGAACCCGGCCACCGTTGAGGAATGTCTGCGGGTGGGCGCCGGCTTCACCCAGGGTGACCGGAACTGGATCGCCGAGCAGTTCGGCCCGCTCGACGCCCGTCTCGCCGCGTTCCACGCCGACGCCACCGAGCTGGAGATCACGGTGAAGGACCGCGAGGCGCGCGGCCAGAAGGTGACCCTGGAGTGCTGGATCGGCGGCCGGGAGAAGATCGTCACCACGTCCTCGGAGGAGGACCTGCACGCCGCGATCATGGACGTCCGCGACGACCTGCGGCGCCGGCTCAACGACGCGAAGACCAAGCAGGAGCCGCGCCACAACCGGCACCTGCGGGAGGTCCCCGAGGTCGTCGTGGACGAAGACCCGATCTAG
- a CDS encoding LacI family DNA-binding transcriptional regulator — MSHGLADVARLAGVSPATASRVLSGSGPASADSRAAVRAAAATLGYQPHPVARQLARGTGTRLVFAVRDERADILRDPFVIRAAAAMAAVLDTYDIGLTLRRIGLGAAADLRLMSDDRGLAALVLAGHDRVMLANLPPGLRGRTAAIGTGGADVDSAAGVGALLSRLYAGGRRRIALIAGPAWLAASAAPVAAYAELTRSAGLPARIVRGDFTSDGGRAAARGILDRWPDTDAIAAVSDATALGVLQALAAAGRRVPDDVAVTGFDDVPLAGATHPALSTATHPVEEIAVAAARAALGEPAPATLFPSVPVFRETCGGSASTA, encoded by the coding sequence GTGTCTCATGGACTCGCCGACGTCGCCCGTCTCGCCGGGGTGTCGCCGGCCACCGCGTCGCGGGTGTTGTCCGGGTCCGGGCCCGCCTCGGCGGACAGTCGCGCCGCGGTCCGGGCGGCCGCCGCGACGCTGGGCTATCAGCCGCACCCGGTGGCGCGGCAACTGGCCCGCGGCACCGGGACGCGGCTGGTCTTCGCGGTGCGCGACGAGCGGGCCGACATCCTGCGCGACCCGTTCGTGATCCGGGCGGCGGCGGCCATGGCGGCGGTGCTGGACACGTACGACATCGGACTCACCCTGCGCCGCATCGGCCTGGGCGCCGCCGCGGACCTGCGCCTGATGTCGGACGATCGCGGCCTGGCCGCGCTGGTGTTGGCCGGGCACGACCGCGTGATGCTGGCGAACCTGCCGCCCGGCCTGCGCGGCCGGACGGCCGCGATCGGCACGGGCGGGGCCGATGTCGACAGCGCGGCGGGCGTCGGCGCGTTGTTGTCGCGGTTGTACGCGGGTGGCCGCCGCCGCATCGCCCTGATCGCCGGCCCCGCGTGGCTCGCCGCGTCCGCCGCGCCGGTCGCCGCCTACGCCGAGCTGACCCGGTCGGCCGGGCTGCCCGCGCGGATCGTGCGGGGCGACTTCACCAGCGACGGCGGTCGTGCCGCGGCGCGCGGCATCCTGGACCGCTGGCCGGACACCGACGCGATCGCCGCGGTCAGCGACGCGACCGCGCTGGGCGTGCTGCAGGCCCTCGCGGCGGCCGGGCGGCGGGTGCCGGACGACGTCGCGGTGACCGGTTTCGACGATGTCCCGCTGGCCGGGGCGACCCATCCGGCGCTGTCCACCGCGACCCATCCGGTCGAGGAGATCGCGGTGGCCGCGGCCCGGGCCGCGCTGGGCGAACCCGCCCCGGCGACGTTGTTCCCCAGCGTTCCGGTGTTCCGGGAGACTTGCGGTGGAAGCGCTTCCACGGCCTAG